The sequence below is a genomic window from Bacillota bacterium.
CCCGGCGTGGCTTGTGAGGCGGTGGATCGGCCAGTTCGGGGAAGAGACGGCCCTGGCTATTTTGAAGGCCAACAACGATCCGGCGCCTCTCTCGGTTCGCGTCCAGACCCTGCGGGCAAGCTCCCAGGCACTGGGGGATCTCTGGGGTGCCCACGGGATCGGATGGCAGCCGGGCATCCTCGCCCCGGAGGCCCTGATCGCTGACCGCCCGGGTGCGCCCGTCGAGCGCCTTCCCGGTTACCAGGAGGGGCTGTTTACACCGCAAAGCGAGGCCTCCATGCTGCCGGGCCACGCCGTGGGGCCGCAGCCCGGGGAAACCGTGGCGGATCTTTGCGCCGCGCCCGGTGGCAAGAGCGGCCACCTCGCGGAGATGAGCCGCGACGAGGCCCGTATCGTCGCGGTCGACTTGCACCCCGGGCGCCTGCCCCTCGTCCGCCAGAACGCCCGGCGGCTGGGCCTTTGGTCCATCCGGCCCGTGGCGGCGGATGCCCGCCGGCCACCCCTCGAAGGTGGCCGCTTCGATGCGGTCCTGCTCGACGCCCCGTGCACGGCCCTCGGCACCATCGCCCGGCGCCCGGACGTCCGGTGGCGGCGGACTCCCGAGGACGTTCGGGCCATGGCAGAGCTGCAGGCCCAACTCCTTGAGGCGGCCGTGGATCTTCTCTCGCCGTCCGGCCGGCTGGTCTACAGCGTCTGTTC
It includes:
- a CDS encoding methyltransferase domain-containing protein; translated protein: PAWLVRRWIGQFGEETALAILKANNDPAPLSVRVQTLRASSQALGDLWGAHGIGWQPGILAPEALIADRPGAPVERLPGYQEGLFTPQSEASMLPGHAVGPQPGETVADLCAAPGGKSGHLAEMSRDEARIVAVDLHPGRLPLVRQNARRLGLWSIRPVAADARRPPLEGGRFDAVLLDAPCTALGTIARRPDVRWRRTPEDVRAMAELQAQLLEAAVDLLSPSGRLVYSVCSFEPEETVEQVRRLVQTKPVIAIPVRSFLPARTVNALPPEDKPWLTLLPHRVRTDGFFVVRLEFRRA